TTATTACTGCCGGCGGAGTCCATTTTCCATTTACTACTTCCTGCTTTGGCCAGTAAGTGCGAAGATAAAGGGAAAAATCCCCCTTTTCCACTGCAGGAAGCCAGTTGTTCTGCCTTTTTGCCTCAGTTGGCGCTGACTGGACATAAATCGTGAGCGAACCGTCCGGATTATATGCCATTGTCTTGTTCTTTGTCCCCAATGAATATCTGTTGAGCTTGTTGATTTCAAAAAAGTGATGCTCGTTATATAATGTAAGTGACCAAAATCCATTAACAGGAGGCAGCTGCCCTTTGGCAAAAGTAATTTTATATTTGTTCGAGCTGTTCAATCGGCCTCCTTCTGAATCCAGATCCTGATAAAAGTAGCGTGTTTCATTTGGGGCATTGACCAGGATATTGGATTTGGCTACTGCAGTGCGCGTAAAATAATCCGTGCCCCACGAGGCGCCGTTCGCTACCCCTGACCAGTGAAACGGCAATTGTATCCCCCAGCTGCGGAATTCCATTAAAGGTTTTATTACCTGACGCTCTGTCTCAAGCGCTGCATCGATCATCGCCTGTTTTAGTTTTGGGTCTTTCTTTGCGGCTTCCACTACAGCAAGTATCTGCTTGTATTTCGCCTCCTCGCCTGGCAGTGGCTTTGCATCTGCCAGCACAAGAGGCAGCTCGTCAAAGAATGTCTGGGGGTTTACCCATACCGCTTCTTCTTTTCCTCCTTCGCCTCCGGGAAGTTTTTTGATATTGGCCCAATCGATGGTTTTCATTTTGCCGTCATAATCAGACAAGGGATACATAACCACTGATTTGAGTACCTCCTGAATTGCTTTTCGGTCTTCTTTTGTGTCATCAAGAAAAACACGGGGCCCCACGAGTCCAGTATTGGTTGACGAACGGAAAACTTTTATTATTCCCTTAGGCACCTCTCCTTTCCAGTCCGGTCCTGCCAATAAATAAAATCCCGGCTTATTGTCGTACATCTTTCCCAATTTTGCGAAACTTTCGGTGCGCAGATCAACTATCTGGTAGACCCAAAA
This portion of the Flavobacterium gelatinilyticum genome encodes:
- a CDS encoding DUF1254 domain-containing protein encodes the protein MEKKLICVILIAALTACNQNKNSDAEASNSKGIDSLTPAQAARQLPTGPDTNVKITQEYAALAAKEAYFWAWPLVNMYNRRMAFKDVKELALSGPLLMAPLNQFTMLTDYVIPTERAIACPNQDVVYGIGCLALDQSPVVVQVPDFGKRFWVYQIVDLRTESFAKLGKMYDNKPGFYLLAGPDWKGEVPKGIIKVFRSSTNTGLVGPRVFLDDTKEDRKAIQEVLKSVVMYPLSDYDGKMKTIDWANIKKLPGGEGGKEEAVWVNPQTFFDELPLVLADAKPLPGEEAKYKQILAVVEAAKKDPKLKQAMIDAALETERQVIKPLMEFRSWGIQLPFHWSGVANGASWGTDYFTRTAVAKSNILVNAPNETRYFYQDLDSEGGRLNSSNKYKITFAKGQLPPVNGFWSLTLYNEHHFFEINKLNRYSLGTKNKTMAYNPDGSLTIYVQSAPTEAKRQNNWLPAVEKGDFSLYLRTYWPKQEVVNGKWTPPAVIKVE